One region of Alosa sapidissima isolate fAloSap1 chromosome 1, fAloSap1.pri, whole genome shotgun sequence genomic DNA includes:
- the LOC121720073 gene encoding uncharacterized protein LOC121720073, protein MAPPSKRSRAAKKRQADLRSTEVPCKRSPVAQVDLVSCDEVGRPRKKAHTQSSDAIQSSDCQLQCQLQCQLQCQLQSSDAIQANSTNSQTNSTNSLNMCHDNNATDCCSLNESVDFPERSVLMGSFHQGDSRFGNVRNKQCGAISLTAVLKSKMKNVWSWETGDLDDVLIKGTVLYRSMSAQGKIRDQGRGYIAVSELPRQYEVWNCDFSINFADSYTGFIQVDDYDDALRDVAMPFDEVSRGPEYVCSVCHRLLFRKQVVECKRHYYESKGAEVAALANRCITLQYLHVCDDECEQKCHLSDSPLSKLWICHTCHRKILGGKLPEESVTNNMHLDDIPPELKCLNSLEQHLIARHIPFMKLLCLPRGRQRACHGPCVSVPVNNTNVTNILPRNECDDKMIRVKLKRKLTYKGHYEYMYVHTDRVRNALRYLMANNKWYGDVTMNDEWVNSLNGTDQHEESTKQETPANSDDDNVPEEQAEEDVTYIKDQNGLLSDTSLQPVDLGSEIIDQNFQDILNVAPGEGNSPVRLLSDKTNEAKCFPVLFPSGGPTFHDERESKITLSRYLNTRILNADGRFAQNTDFIFYAQYISEVHQVVSGVSVALRKGGGNSPLKDASPDMLLNSDSLGKILRNDEGYKFLRGIRGTPPYWMSVQKDLFAMIRQLSIPTFFASFSSADLRWPEMLNSILRIEGKQTSVDDLDWSDKCGLIRQNPVTAARMFDHRWHCFLRDVIMSPAEPIGKIKDYFYRVEFQQRGSPHVHCLFWVENAPKIDKESDDEVAQFIDTYITCEIPPETDAELYEVVSSVQRHSTRHSKTCRKKNTVCRFNFPRPPSSCTFITRGGNCEDLNGNDDNTSASAIIKNVKTALTMPDMDFDTADAFFESLGIDQDLFEKAYNICSKKKSIVLKRSPGDIWVNQYNKDLLRAWQGNMDIQYVTDAFSVVVYILSYITKAEQEMGLLLQRAQDESMNGNLDAKAAFKQLGSVYLHNREVSAQEAVYRLTHMHLKECSRDVQFIPVGDNPVRMSLPLHLLQSKAQFQQCNDESSIWMTNVVERYKSRPQNAQFEDLCLASFCSEYRVLPKSQVPAERDSHDIVQLNNNCGFVKRRTRTEPAVVRYPRFSPTKNPEKYFHSLLQLFLPYYEDCHLKPPQFDTYEDFYKNGAVKCGVDVQRVQSIVDTNKALFEKESDEIDRAKQLLEDKIDLEDAWAQICPETERERLRCLNLMKKKVVDDEGDDDDKLIPDLTANPQTTCTLETNHVSMPRQDALHLLRSLNEEQSAIFYAVRKWCLQKLFGQNPEPLRLFITGGAGTGKSHLIKAIHYESTRLLSQIAENPEDLTVLLTAPTGVAAYNIGAATIHNTFSIGANVKLPYQPLGDEKVNSLRTKMGSLQILIIDEVSMVDHRLLAYIHGRLRQIKQTGDYSLFAKVSLICVGDFFQLKPVKGTPLFAENKGANLWDNNFEVAELTKVVRQENAAFAEMLNRLRVRKKNEPLTDCDVLTLRQRETGEESTDIHVYATNAEVDEYNVKRLQETCPDAISIRAQDFVRNPKTGRMERKFGFHTKVFNSCLPKCVSLGVGARVMLKKNIDVSDGLVNGACGTVVEIIQSQQDDDMPAAIHVDFEDPNVGKIQRSKAKRVSERSTIVEVQEEQVANNGGVRRQLPISLA, encoded by the exons atGGCGCCTCCTAGCAAGCGGTCCAGGGCGGCCAAGAAGAGACAGGCTGACTTGAGGTCCACTGAG GTGCCGTGCAAGAGGTCCCCGGTGGCGCAGGTTGACTTGGTCTCCTGTGACGAGGTTgggcgtcctcgtaaaaaagccCACACACAGTCTTCGGACGCTATACAGTCTTCGGACTGCCAGTTACAATGCCAGTTACAATGCCAGTTACAATGCCAGTTACAGTCTTCGGACGCAATACAAGCAAACTCTACCAACTCTCAAACAAACTCTACCAACTCTCTGAATATGTGCCATGACAATAATGCTACTGATTGTTGTTCTTTGAATGAATCTGTTGACTTCCCAGAGAGATCTGTGCTGATGGGGTCTTTTCATCAAGGCGATTCACGGTTTGGAAATGTGCGCAACAAGCAGTGTGGTGCCATCAGTTTGACTGCTGTTTTGAAGTCCAAGATGAAGAACGTGTGGAGCTGGGAAACTGGAGATCTTGATGATGTTTTGATTAAGGGAACTGTTCTTTACAGGTCAATGAGTGCACAGGGTAAAATAAGAGACCAAGGAAGGGGTTACATTGCTGTGTCTGAATTGCCTAGACAATATGAAGTGTGGAATTGTGATTTCTCAATAAACTTTGCTGATTCTTACACTGGATTTATTCAGGTTGATGACTATGACGATGCTTTACGTGATGTTGCCATGCCTTTTGAT GAGGTCAGCCGTGGTCCTGAATATGTATGCTCAGTCTGTCATCGTTTACTCTTCAGGAAGCAGGTGGTTGAGTGTAAAAGACATTACTATGAAAGCAAAGGAGCAGAAGTGGCTGCATTGGCTAATAGATGCATAACATTGCaatatttacatgtgtgtgatgatgaatgTGAACAGAAATGTCATTTGTCTGATAGTCCATTAAGCAAATTATGGATTTGCCATACATGTCATCGTAAAATACTTGGAGGAAAACTTCCCGAAGAGAGTGTCACAAACAACATGCATTTGGATGATATTCCACCGGAACTTAAATGTCTGAACTCTTTGGAACAACATCTCATTGCACGTCACATTCCCTTCATGAAGCTGTTGTGTTTGCCTCGAGGCCGCCAGAGAGCTTGCCATGGTCCTTGCGTCTCTGTTCCTGTTAATAACACAAATGTGACAAATATACTCCCAAGAAATGAATGTGATGACAAGATGATAAGAGTGAAACTGAAACGCAAGTTGACATATAAAGGTCATTACGAGTACATGTATGTCCACACTGATCGTGTCAGAAATGCACTGAGGTAtttgatggcaaacaataaatgGTATGGTGATGTGACTATGAATGACGAATGGGTAAActctctgaatggcactgaccaGCATGAGGAAAGCACCAAACAGGAAACACCTGCTAACAGTGATGATGACAATGTTCCTGAAGAGCAAGCAGAGGAAGATGTGACTTATATCAAAGACCAGAATGGGCttttgtcagatacatcatTACAACCTGTCGATCTGGGTTCAGAGATCATTGATCAGAATTTTCAGGACATACTTAATGTGGCACCAGGTGAAGGTAACAGTCCAGTGAGGCTGCTGTCCGATAAAACCAACGAGGCAAAATGTTTCCCTGTTTTGTTTCCATCTGGTGGACCTACATTCCATGATGAAAGAGAGTCCAAAATAACTCTGTCTCGGTACCTGAATACACGCATTCTGAATGCAGATGGGCGTTTTGCACAGAACACAGACTTCATTTTTTACGCACAATACATATCAGAGGTGCATCAAGTTGTATCTGGTGTATCAGTGGCGTTACGCAAAGGTGGCGGCAACTCCCCTCTGAAAGACGCATCACCAGACATGTTGTTGAACTCAGACTCCTTGGGTAAAATATTGCGCAATGACGAAGGATACAAGTTCTTACGAGGAATTCGTGGCACACCTCCATACTGGATGTCAGTTCAGAAAGATTTATTTGCCATGATAAGACAACTCTCCATACCCACATTCTTTGCATCTTTTAGCTCTGCAGATTTGAGATGGCCTGAAATGCTGAACTCTATTCTAAGAATAGAAGGTAAACAAACGTCTGTTGACGATCTTGACTGGTCTGACAAATGTGGACTCATACGCCAAAACCCTGTGACAGCGGCAAGAATGTTTGATCACCGATGGCATTGCTTTCTCCGTGATGTAATCATGTCGCCAGCAGAACCCATAGGGAAAATAAAGGACTACTTTTATCGTGTTGAATTTCAACAACGTGGTTCTCCTCATGTCCACTGTCTTTTTTGGGTTGAAAATGCTCCCAAGATTGATAAAgagagtgatgatgaagtggcacagttcatagatacatacatcacCTGTGAAATTCCACCAGAAACAGATGCAGAGCTTTATGAGGTTGTGAGCAGCGTACAGAGGCACAGCACAAGACACTCTAAGACTTGCCGCAAGAAAAACACAGTGTGCAGGTTCAACTTCCCACGGCCACCATCAAGCTGTACTTTCATCACAAGAGGCGGTAACTGTGAGGACTTGAATGGCAATGATGACAATACAAGTGCGAGTGCAATAATAAAGAATGTTAAAACTGCGTTGACCATGCCTGACATGGATTTTGATACAGCCGATGCATTTTTTGAGTCTCTTGGGATAGATCAAGATTTGTTTGAAAAGGCGTACAACATATGTTCCAAAAAGAAAAGCATTGTCCTGAAACGAAGTCCTGGAGACATTTGGGTGAACCAGTacaacaaagacttactccGTGCTTGGCAAGGCAATATGGATATCCAGTATGTCACAGATGCCTTTTCAGTTGTGGTCTACATACTGTCGTACATCACAAAAGCAGAACAAGAAATGGGTTTGCTCTTACAACGTGCCCAAGACGAGTCAATGAATGGCAACCTTGATGCAAAAGCAGCATTCAAACAGCTTGGAAGTGTATACCTACACAACAGAGAAGTTTCAGCCCAAGAGGCAGTTTATCgattaacacacatgcacttgaaaGAATGCTCTCGCGACGTACAGTTCATTCCAGTTGGTGATAATCCTGTTAGGATGAGTTTACCTCTGCATTTACTCCAAAGTAAAGCCCAATTCCAACAGTGTAATGATGAAAGCAGCATTTGGATGACCAATGTGGTTGAGAGGTATAAGAGCAGACCCCAGAATGcacaatttgaggatttatgcctGGCCAGTTTTTGTTCTGAATACAGAGTTCTACCAAAGTCACAGGTTCCGGCTGAAAGAGATTCACATGACATTGTACAGCTCAACAACAACTGTGGCTTTGTGAAACGAAGGACCCGAACTGAACCTGCTGTCGTGAGGTATCCCAGATTTTCTCCCACAAAAAACCCCGAAAAGTACTTCCATTCATTGCTGCAACTGTTTTTGCCTTACTATGAAGACTGTCACCTCAAACCGCCCCAGTTTGATACATATGAGGATTTCTATAAAAATGGTGCAGTGAAATGTGGTGTTGATGTTCAAAGAGTGCAGTCGATTGTGGATACCAACAAAGctttatttgaaaaagaaagtgatGAGATTGATAGAGCTAAACAGTTGCTGGAAGACAAAATTGATCTAGAAGATGCCTGGGCTCAGATATGTCCTGAAACAGAAAGGGAACGTCTTCGTTGTTTGAATctgatgaaaaaaaaggttgtagatgatgaaggtgatgatgatgacaaactCATTCCTGACCTGACAGCAAACCCACAGACTACATGCACTTTGGAAACAAATCATGTGTCAATGCCCAGACAAGATGCATTACATTTATTGCGATCATTAAATGAAGAACAGTCTGCCATATTCTATGCTGTTCGTAAGTGGTGTTTGCAGAAactgtttggacaaaatcctgaaccattGCGATTATTCATTACTGGTGGAGCAGGAACAGGGAAAAGCCATTTAATCAAAGCGATACATTACGAATCTACCAGGCTGTTGTCACAGATTGCTGAAAATCCTGAGGATCTCACTGTGCTTCTAACAGCACCTACAGGAGTGGCTGCATATAACATTGGTGCTGCAACAATTCACAATACATTCTCCATTGGTGCAAATGTCAAACTGCCATATCAACCACTAGGTGATGAGAAAGTCAATTCTTTGCGAACCAAAATGGGCAGCTTGCAAATTCTGATCATTGATGAAGTGTCCATGGTCGACCACCGTCTTTTGGCCTACATTCATGGTAGACTGCGTCAAATTAAGCAGACTGGTGATTATTCCTTGTTTGCCAAAGTTTCCCTGATTTGTGTGGGTGATTTTTTTCAACTCAAGCCCGTGAAAGGCACGCCTCTTTTTGCTGAAAACAAAGGAGCCAACCTGTGGGACAACAACTTTGAGGTTGCAGAACTGACTAAAGTTGTTAGACAAGAAAATGCAGCATTTGCGGAAATGCTTAATCGTCTCAGAGTCCGTAAAAAGAACGAACCTCTCACCGACTGTGATGTTCTCACACTGAGGCAGCGTGAAACTGGTGAGGAATCTACAGACATTCATGTGTATGCTACAAATGCAGAGGTTGATGAATATAACGTGAAGAGACTGCAAGAGACCTGCCCAGACGCAATCAGCATACGTGCTCAAGACTTTGTCCGAAATCCCAAAACTGGAAGAATGGAACGGAAATTTGGCTTTCACACAAAAGTTTTCAACTCTTGCTTGCCTAAATGTGTTTCCTTGGGTGTTGGAGCAAGGGTCATGTTGAAGAAAAACATAGATGTGTCTGATGGCCTTGTCAATGGAGCATGTGGCACAGTCGTGGAAATCATTCAAAGTCAACAAGACGATGACATGCCTGCAGCTATCCATGTGGACTTTGAAGACCCTAATGTAGGAAAGATCCAGAGGTCAAAAGCAAAAAGGGTTTCTGAACGTTCAACGATAGTGGAAGTGCAAGAGGAACAAGTGGCTAATAATGGTGGAGTACGAAGGCAACTGCCGATTAGCCTGGCCTG A